In the genome of Chiroxiphia lanceolata isolate bChiLan1 chromosome 17, bChiLan1.pri, whole genome shotgun sequence, one region contains:
- the LOC116795557 gene encoding WAP four-disulfide core domain protein 2-like isoform X2: MAARSPRGSPSLVGSQERQIPDTRVVQARRGSLALPGPWEPPGRPSPPAPPGEELKGRPGGRSAAGSCTMPMARSVLILAGLLALWAELPAASAQNVTTKAGVCPDPATDAVNCTVGCQSDGDCESTLKCCPAACGKACQKPDEKPGTCPPVSPGIPMLGVCSNQCKSDANCSGNQKCCRNGCGKVSCVTPIH; this comes from the exons ATGGCCGCCCGGTCTCCTCGAGGCTCCCCCTCCCTGGTCGGCAGCCAGGAGCGGCAGATACCTGATACTCGGGTTGTGCAAGCGCGAAGGGGGAGCCTGGCCCTGCCCGGCCCTTGGGAACCACCCGGAAGGCCGAGCCCGCCAGCCCCACCTGGAGAGGAGCTTAAAGGCCGGCCGGGCGGCCGCAGCGCAGCCGGTTCCTGCACCATGCCCATGGCCCGCAGCGTCCTCATCTTGGCGGGGCTCCTGGCtctctgggcagagctgccgGCAGCATCCGCCCAGAATGTCACCA CAAAAGCCGGTGTGTGCCCGGACCCGGCGACGGACGCGGTGAACTGCACGGTGGGGTGCCAGTCCGATGGCGACTGCGAGAGCACCCTCAAGTGCTGCCCGGCGGCCTGCGGCAAGGCCTGCCAGAAGCCCGACG AGAAGCCTGGCACCTGCCCACCTGTCAGCCCGGGCATCCCCATGCTGGGTGTCTGCAGCAACCAGTGCAAGTCTGATGCCAACTGCTCCGGGAACCAGAAGTGTTGCAGGAATGGCTGTGGCAAGGTCTCCTGCGTGACG
- the LOC116795557 gene encoding uncharacterized protein LOC116795557 isoform X1 translates to MAARSPRGSPSLVGSQERQIPDTRVVQARRGSLALPGPWEPPGRPSPPAPPGEELKGRPGGRSAAGSCTMPMARSVLILAGLLALWAELPAASAQNVTTKAGVCPDPATDAVNCTVGCQSDGDCESTLKCCPAACGKACQKPDGNTLSCSWLCCSEHDSPSQPIPAHPSWQHRCSRVQWWPWAWAPNAGPAAAGGTRGCVGAWQAWGILLLGHTLPFLPSVMQGLRMIPNDAGAGAEGGGLRRSPSQRLLTAQPRGRLPAQDVGTIPAPTLHWEVSQ, encoded by the exons ATGGCCGCCCGGTCTCCTCGAGGCTCCCCCTCCCTGGTCGGCAGCCAGGAGCGGCAGATACCTGATACTCGGGTTGTGCAAGCGCGAAGGGGGAGCCTGGCCCTGCCCGGCCCTTGGGAACCACCCGGAAGGCCGAGCCCGCCAGCCCCACCTGGAGAGGAGCTTAAAGGCCGGCCGGGCGGCCGCAGCGCAGCCGGTTCCTGCACCATGCCCATGGCCCGCAGCGTCCTCATCTTGGCGGGGCTCCTGGCtctctgggcagagctgccgGCAGCATCCGCCCAGAATGTCACCA CAAAAGCCGGTGTGTGCCCGGACCCGGCGACGGACGCGGTGAACTGCACGGTGGGGTGCCAGTCCGATGGCGACTGCGAGAGCACCCTCAAGTGCTGCCCGGCGGCCTGCGGCAAGGCCTGCCAGAAGCCCGACGGTAACactctctcctgctcctggctgtgctgctcgGAGCACgacagcccatcccagcccatcccagcccatcccagctggcagcaccGGTGCTCCAGGGTGCAGTGGTGGCCATGGGCCTGGGCGCCCAATGCGGGTCCGGCTGCAGCGGGGGGGACCAGGGGCTGTGTGGGAGCCTGGCAGGCTTGGGGTATTCTCCTGCTGGGCCAcactcttcccttcctcccctcgGTGATGCAGGGGCTGAGGATGATCCCGAATGACGCTGGGGCCGGGGCTGAGGGTGGGGGTCTGCGCCGCTCCCCGTCACAGCGCTTGTTGACTGCTCAGCCTCGTGGGCGGCTGCCAGCCCAGGATGTGGGCACTATCCCGGCTCCAACCCTGCACTGGGAAGTCTCCCAATAG